A genomic segment from Flavobacterium sp. 9R encodes:
- a CDS encoding F0F1 ATP synthase subunit B, with translation MDKLINDFSFGLFIWQIVIFVGLILLLKKFAWKPILDAVNEREEGIKNALESAENAKKEMQDLQADNQRILQEARLERDSMLKEAREMKEKIVADAKNEAQAQGQKMIEQAKAAIESEKNAAMNELKLQVSTLSLSIAEKVLKDELSNKEAQTKLVEKMLGDVKLN, from the coding sequence ATGGATAAGTTAATAAATGATTTTTCGTTTGGTTTGTTTATTTGGCAAATAGTAATATTTGTTGGATTGATTCTTTTGTTGAAAAAATTTGCATGGAAACCAATTCTTGATGCGGTAAACGAAAGAGAAGAAGGAATCAAAAATGCATTAGAATCTGCTGAAAATGCAAAGAAAGAAATGCAAGATTTGCAAGCAGACAACCAACGTATTTTACAAGAAGCGAGATTAGAGCGTGACAGTATGCTTAAAGAAGCTCGTGAAATGAAAGAAAAAATCGTTGCTGATGCCAAAAATGAAGCACAAGCTCAAGGTCAAAAAATGATCGAGCAAGCGAAAGCGGCAATCGAAAGTGAAAAAAATGCGGCTATGAATGAGTTGAAATTACAAGTTTCTACTTTGTCATTGAGTATTGCAGAAAAAGTATTAAAAGACGAATTATCTAACAAAGAAGCTCAAACTAAATTAGTTGAGAAAATGTTAGGAGACGTTAAATTGAACTAA
- the atpE gene encoding ATP synthase F0 subunit C has protein sequence MQIPTIVGAGLIVIGAGLGIGKIGGSAMDAIARQPEASGKIQTAMLIAAALIEGIGFAALFAS, from the coding sequence ATGCAAATTCCAACTATTGTAGGAGCAGGATTAATTGTAATCGGAGCAGGTTTAGGTATTGGTAAAATTGGTGGTTCAGCAATGGACGCTATTGCTCGTCAACCAGAAGCTTCTGGAAAAATCCAAACAGCTATGCTTATTGCAGCTGCACTTATTGAAGGTATTGGTTTCGCTGCGTTGTTCGCATCTTAA